The Apodemus sylvaticus chromosome 17, mApoSyl1.1, whole genome shotgun sequence genome contains a region encoding:
- the LOC127667929 gene encoding peptidyl-prolyl cis-trans isomerase FKBP1A-like: MLEDGKKFDSSRERNKPFKFTLGKQEVIRGREEGVAQMSVGQKAKLASSSDYAYGANGHPGVIPPHATLDFIMELQKVE, from the coding sequence ATGCTTGAAGATGGAAAGAAATTTGACTCCTCTAGAGAAAGAAACAAGCCTTTTAAGTTTACATTAGGCAAGCAGGAGGTGATCCGAGGCCGGGAAGAAGGGGTAGCTCAGATGAGTGTGGGTCAGAAAGCCAAACTGGCAAGCTCCTCAGACTATGCCTATGGAGCCAACGGTCACCCAGGAGTCATCCCACCGCATGCCACTCTTGATTTTATTATGGAGCTCCAAAAAGTGGAATGA